The genomic DNA AATAGGAAAGATAAAAGTAAATGGGAAAAAATCTAAGCAAAATTATCGGTTATGTGAAGGTGATATTGTAAAAATATTTTTTGATGTGGAGCAAAAGAAAGATAATTTTGTAAAGATAGATAAAAATGATATTGAATATATAAAAAAATATATTGTATATGAAGATGAAAATATTTTAATTTTTAATAAAGAAGCCAATATGGTGATGCATAAGGGTAGTGGACATGAATATGGAATCTCTGAGATAATAAAGGGGTATCTTGGAAATTCAGATTTTAATTTTGTAAATAGAATTGATAAATCTACATCTGGACTTGTAATTGGAGCTAAAAATTTAGTTACAGCTAGAGAATTATCAGAAGAAATAAGAGATAGAAATATAGATAAAAAATATTATATAATAGTAGATGGAAAAGTAGAAAAAAAAGAGTTCGTTATAAAAAGTTATTTAAAAAAACTTGATGACAAAGTTGTTGAACTTGAGAAATTTGAACCTGGAGCCAAAGAGAGCATTAGTAAGTTTAAAGTAATAAGATATGGTAAAAATTGCACTCTATTGGAAGGGACTTTAGGAAGTGGAAGGACTCATCAATTAAGAGTGCAACTTTCATCTTTTGGCCATCCCATAATGGGAGACAACAAGTATGGAAGAGGTAAAGGTGGAATAATGTATTTATTTTCATATTATTTAAATATAAAGAAATATAATATAGCAATAGAATTGCCATTACCTATTGAGTACAACAAAGTTTTATCATAAAGTGTATAATCGTTAACTAATTTATAAAATAATTTTAAAGGAGGAAGGTATGGAAAACACAACCTTTTTAGAGAGATATTACAAAATCTCTGAAAGACACAGCTCAGTAAAACAAGAAATAATAGGAGGGATAACAACATTTTTAGCAATGTCATACATTGTATTTGTTAACCCATCTATCTTAGGACTTACAGGGATGGATAAAGGGGCTCTAATCACTGTAACTTGTCTTACAGCAGCACTAGCAACAATTATATCAGGACTATGGGCTAATGCACCATTTGCACTAGCACCAGGAATGGGATTAAACGCATTTTTTACATTTACATTAGTTTTAGGAAAAGGACTTTCATGGCAAACAGCTTTAGGAATTGTCTTTATATCAGGAGTATTTTTCTTTATTCTTTCACTTGGAGGAATAAGAGAAAAGATAGCAGATGCAATTCCAATGCCTTTGAAAATAGCTGTAGGTGGAGGAATAGGATTATTTATAACTTTAATAGGACTAAAAAGTATGGGGCTTGTAGTGGGAAATGAAGCTACTTTAGTAGCTTTAGGAGAACTTAATAAAACAGCTCTTATTGGAATAGTAGGACTTTTAGTAGCAGTTGTTCTTGAGATTAAACAAGTAAAAGGTGGAATATTGATAGGAATTATCATTTCAACAATTCTTGGATTTATAACTGGAGATTTAGCAATGCCAGCAAGTGTTGTATCATTGCCGCCAAGTATCGCACCTATAGCAGGAAAGTTAGATATAGCAGGAGCATTTAAACTTTCTCTTATAGGACCAATATTCTCATTTATGTTTGTTGATTTATTTGATACATTAGGAACTTTAATTTCTTGTTCGAGACAGATGGGAATTGTAGATAAACAAGGTAAGATACAAGGATTTGGAAGAATGCTTTATACAGACGTATTTTCAACAATAATAGGGTCAGTTTTAGGAACAAGTACTGTAACAACTTATGTAGAATCAGCAGCGGGAGTTGCAGCAGGTGCTAGAACTGGATTAGCTTCTGTAGTAACAGGATTATTATTTTTATTAGCTTTATTTTTCTCACCAATTGTAGCTGTAGTACCAGCATATGCAACAGCACCAGCTTTAATATTAGTTGGAGTGTATATGTTTAAAAATGTAAAAGAATTAGATTTTAGAGATTTAAAAACTTTATTCCCATGCTTTATTATAATTATAATGATGCCACTAACATATAGTATCAGTATAGGGTTAAGTTTAGGATTTTTAAGTTATATAATTTTACATGCTGTAACTGGAGATTTTGCAAAACTTAATCTTCCATTGATATTTATTGGAATTTTATGTTTGGTTAACTTAGTAGTTTAGTCATTAAGATAGAGTGAAAATGCTGGTAGGATATCCTACCAGCATTTTTTAGAATTTTACTTTTAAATTGTCAAAGATTTTATGAACTTTGTAGAAAAATATTGTTATTGCAAGAAGGTCAGCACTTCCTCCAGGACTAATTCTTCTACCTATATATTCTTTTTCTAACCTATTAAAAAATTCAGTACTATTTTCAATGAAAATTCCACCATCATTAAAAATATTTTCCATTTGAGTTTTAACTTCATGTAAAGTTTCAAAATCATGTCTATAAACAATAGTGCTATCCATAACTTTACTCATTAAAAATATCAGAGTTTGTACAGCAGTTAAATTGAAATTGTTAGTTTGTGCAAGAGTTTTATTAAAAATAGGTAACGAGCCTTTAAAAACAACTTCTAAGCCATTTTGTATCTCTCCTCTAATTCCTGTGAAACCATGTTCTAAAAACAGTTTTTCACCATGAGTAAGAGGTTTAGAAGTGTCTATTTTATCAAAGTCTTTTAAAATATCTTTTGTCATCTCTTGAATTATAGATTGTATATCGTGAAATTCTTTTTTTTCAAATATTGCTCTAGCAGTGCAGCTAATAGCTATTCCTAAAAGAAATATCATTCCTTTGTGTGTATTGACATTATTAGTAGTTTTAAACATTTGTTCTTCAGTTTGTTGACCAATTATACGCAATTTTTTAAAAGCGATATCTAAAGGAAGAGCAGAATAAATTATTTTTGCCATTTCTTTGAAACCATTTTTTAAAACAAATGAACTATCTAAAAAAGTAAAAAAGTTCATATCGTTATGTGAACCGTTACTAAGTGGAGATACAAGTCCAAAAGATGGAAAGCTAGAAACTTCATATATCATTCCTTCAAGAGCAATATCAGAAAGAAGCGATGATAATTGCTCAGCTTTTAGTTCATAATTTTTAAACTCTATATATTTTTGATTTATATATTCTTTTATCTCATTATGAGAATGTTTCAAAGTTCTACCACAGACAAAAGCTAAGTCATCACATAGCATACATTTTCTTTTACCTTTGCCAAACTCCTGTCTAGAAATGCCATTTCCATTACAGTCATATACATCTATATCTACACATCTGCCCAAAATATGAGTTTCTTCAAGATACATAGTTTGAAATTTTATATTTTTTGGTGTATCATTTATAATAAAGATATGAATTTTACCTTCTAATTTATGTATTAATTCTCTATATATTATTTTACCTTCAAATAGTAACTCTATTTCGTGAGAAATAATATCAGAAATATTATTTGCAATTATTTCATTTTTATTTTCTCCAGGATAATTTGTTCTTACTGTAAGAAGAGGTAAGTTGTATTTAGAAATAAGAGAGTTTTGATAGACAACTCTATCTTCTCTATTTTGTAAAAATTGATTTATATCAAGCATATTAGTGTGGAGAATTATTAGATTTTAATTTTTCTCCAATCTCCTTTCCTTTTGGACTGATTAAAAAATTGTATGTTGTTTGGGGAACAAGTTTAGCTATACTTTCTAAATTGTCATTTTTTATATATTCTCTTACACGAGAAGCACTGATAACATCATCATCTAGTGTTTTTCTAGGAACTTCAATTACTTCAATACCATATTGTGGAAGAATTTGTTTTAATGTTTTATTATAGGCATCTGTAACTTTACAAAGTGGTTCTTCTCCTACATATCTTTTATTTATATTTAATTTTTTACCAAACTGTTGTCCACATATAGCAGCATCAAGTTTTGTATATTCTTCAAGGGCATCGTCTTCTTTTCTTAAAAAATAGTTTGGAAATGTTGCTGAAGATATTAGATATTCTGTACCTGGAATAACTTTTACATTAGGAATATGTTTTACACCTTCTTTAACAAGTTCGTATCTATCTTTAAAAGGAAATGAAGATTTGTCCTCTTGGACTACAAAGACTAAAACTTCATCATTTTCTGAAGCAGCTTTTTCTATTAAATATAAATGACCAAATGTAAATGGATTACAGTTCATAACAAGCATAGCTCTTTTAATATTTACATCAATATCAAATTTTGTAATAATCTTATTGATAGTTTTATCAATACTTTTATTTCCCATTTCCATTAAGATAACTTTGTCAGTATGAGCTACTTCTTTATAACCCATGCCTTGGAAAAGGTTTTTGTTAGGAGTTTTGGTAAATACCATGCTGTGAAAATATCCTTCATCAAACATTTGATTTATAGCTGGTGTAAGTATTTTAGTAGCAATTCCTTCTCCTTGATAAGTAGGATCTATTGCAAAACATTT from Fusobacterium hominis includes the following:
- a CDS encoding RluA family pseudouridine synthase — translated: MEYKIEKDYADVRLDKYVRKHFPDLALTEIFKGIRIGKIKVNGKKSKQNYRLCEGDIVKIFFDVEQKKDNFVKIDKNDIEYIKKYIVYEDENILIFNKEANMVMHKGSGHEYGISEIIKGYLGNSDFNFVNRIDKSTSGLVIGAKNLVTARELSEEIRDRNIDKKYYIIVDGKVEKKEFVIKSYLKKLDDKVVELEKFEPGAKESISKFKVIRYGKNCTLLEGTLGSGRTHQLRVQLSSFGHPIMGDNKYGRGKGGIMYLFSYYLNIKKYNIAIELPLPIEYNKVLS
- a CDS encoding NCS2 family permease, translated to MENTTFLERYYKISERHSSVKQEIIGGITTFLAMSYIVFVNPSILGLTGMDKGALITVTCLTAALATIISGLWANAPFALAPGMGLNAFFTFTLVLGKGLSWQTALGIVFISGVFFFILSLGGIREKIADAIPMPLKIAVGGGIGLFITLIGLKSMGLVVGNEATLVALGELNKTALIGIVGLLVAVVLEIKQVKGGILIGIIISTILGFITGDLAMPASVVSLPPSIAPIAGKLDIAGAFKLSLIGPIFSFMFVDLFDTLGTLISCSRQMGIVDKQGKIQGFGRMLYTDVFSTIIGSVLGTSTVTTYVESAAGVAAGARTGLASVVTGLLFLLALFFSPIVAVVPAYATAPALILVGVYMFKNVKELDFRDLKTLFPCFIIIIMMPLTYSISIGLSLGFLSYIILHAVTGDFAKLNLPLIFIGILCLVNLVV
- the citX gene encoding citrate lyase holo-[acyl-carrier protein] synthase, translated to MLDINQFLQNREDRVVYQNSLISKYNLPLLTVRTNYPGENKNEIIANNISDIISHEIELLFEGKIIYRELIHKLEGKIHIFIINDTPKNIKFQTMYLEETHILGRCVDIDVYDCNGNGISRQEFGKGKRKCMLCDDLAFVCGRTLKHSHNEIKEYINQKYIEFKNYELKAEQLSSLLSDIALEGMIYEVSSFPSFGLVSPLSNGSHNDMNFFTFLDSSFVLKNGFKEMAKIIYSALPLDIAFKKLRIIGQQTEEQMFKTTNNVNTHKGMIFLLGIAISCTARAIFEKKEFHDIQSIIQEMTKDILKDFDKIDTSKPLTHGEKLFLEHGFTGIRGEIQNGLEVVFKGSLPIFNKTLAQTNNFNLTAVQTLIFLMSKVMDSTIVYRHDFETLHEVKTQMENIFNDGGIFIENSTEFFNRLEKEYIGRRISPGGSADLLAITIFFYKVHKIFDNLKVKF
- the citC gene encoding [citrate (pro-3S)-lyase] ligase, producing MNIDKINLTNPNEKEEIRDFLKKFDLKYDSGVDYTIAARDNGNIIATVSKEKNIIKCFAIDPTYQGEGIATKILTPAINQMFDEGYFHSMVFTKTPNKNLFQGMGYKEVAHTDKVILMEMGNKSIDKTINKIITKFDIDVNIKRAMLVMNCNPFTFGHLYLIEKAASENDEVLVFVVQEDKSSFPFKDRYELVKEGVKHIPNVKVIPGTEYLISSATFPNYFLRKEDDALEEYTKLDAAICGQQFGKKLNINKRYVGEEPLCKVTDAYNKTLKQILPQYGIEVIEVPRKTLDDDVISASRVREYIKNDNLESIAKLVPQTTYNFLISPKGKEIGEKLKSNNSPH